The DNA sequence TGTGGCTGCAATCCAGATCAGAAAGCCCTTAGCTGATAATTCCCTGGTTCTCAAAGGGCTTCTAACAAATCCTTGGAAGGCCTTCACCATATAAGACATCGATAACTCTTTTCCCTCCGAGTCTTGTTTTCACTGTTACGAGAGGTCTTCCGGTCTCTGCAACGCTGCCAATCAGTCTCGCCTTGGTGCCAAGAGAATTTTGCTTTAGAATATTCAGAGCCCGTTCCGCATGTTCCTGAGCAGTGATACAGAGAAACTTTCCTTCATTGGCCATATAGAGCGGATCCAGGCCTAAAATGTCACAGAAGGATTTGACTTCCGGATCCACAGGAATTCTTTTTTCCTCTATTTCTACAGCATGGTTCGAAGCTTCGGCAATCTCATTCAGAACCGTGCCCAAGCCCCCCCGTGTAATATCCCTCATCGCGCGGACCTCAATACCAGCCTGAAGCAAATCCTCAACCATTGGTCCAAGATTTGCACAGTCACTTTGGATTGAATTGATAATTTCCATGCGCTGAGACATGATGCAGGCATGATGGTTGCCCAAATCACCGCTAACGATGAGTGCATCTCCCTCACGGATCACATCTGTGCCAATGTTCCTGCCGCTTTTTCTGAAACCAAGACCGGCTGTATTGATATACAAACCGCCATTTCCCTGAACGACTTTGGTATCTCCGGCAACAATTTTGATGCCTGCTTCCTTAGCCGTTCTGCTCAGTGAAGCAACGACGCGGTCAAGCAAATCCATATCGAGGCCTTCTTCGAGAATAAATCCGGCTGTCAGATACTGAGGCTCGGCTCCTGCCATCCAGAGATCGTTTACCGTTCCACAGACAGCAAGCTTGCCGATATCCCCGCCCGGAAATTCCAGAGGCGTGACCACAAAAGAATCGGTTGTCATCGCTAGCGGATATTCGGAAACAGGCAGGATTGCCGAATCTTCCATTTTATCAAGGTAATCGTTGGCTAAATATTTATGAAAAAGATCTTTGATAAGCTCCCTGGTAGCATTGCCACCGCTTCCATGCGCCATTACAATCTTCACTAACTCACCTACTCATTTTTCATTACAGGCTGCTTATCCTGAGTACATCGGCAAACTATATTTCTTTATCTATCTTCTTTTTATCTATCTTCTTATTATATTTTTCCAACTTATTTTCTGCCATACTCACATTTAAACGTTTGTTAAATTCTTGAATGGATTACTTTTTGGTAAACCGAAACCAAATGCCGCAGGTGCCCTCAGACGATACCATACAGGGTCCCTGCGCTTTAGCCGGTGTACAGGCCTTCCCAAACATCGGACACTCATCAGGGTTGATCTTACCAAGGATAACCTCGCCGCAGCGGCAGTTCGTCGTTTTTTGAGCAGCATCACCGGCAAGG is a window from the Dehalobacter sp. DCA genome containing:
- the hypE gene encoding hydrogenase expression/formation protein HypE, whose product is MKIVMAHGSGGNATRELIKDLFHKYLANDYLDKMEDSAILPVSEYPLAMTTDSFVVTPLEFPGGDIGKLAVCGTVNDLWMAGAEPQYLTAGFILEEGLDMDLLDRVVASLSRTAKEAGIKIVAGDTKVVQGNGGLYINTAGLGFRKSGRNIGTDVIREGDALIVSGDLGNHHACIMSQRMEIINSIQSDCANLGPMVEDLLQAGIEVRAMRDITRGGLGTVLNEIAEASNHAVEIEEKRIPVDPEVKSFCDILGLDPLYMANEGKFLCITAQEHAERALNILKQNSLGTKARLIGSVAETGRPLVTVKTRLGGKRVIDVLYGEGLPRIC